Proteins co-encoded in one Setaria viridis chromosome 9, Setaria_viridis_v4.0, whole genome shotgun sequence genomic window:
- the LOC117835480 gene encoding putative RING-H2 finger protein ATL71 translates to MSTGGTPPVGLTPGPGDGNSVGMFSSDRIGGFGYGVGVSVGILLLITTITLASYFCTRAPVTAADAAGETPSRRHGGGRGGGDGGEGVHDIELGIDEATLKGYPEVVYGEARREAKAKKGTTCTCCSICLDNYGDGEVLRMLPECGHLFHRECVDPWLRQHPTCPVCRTSPLPSPMPTPLAEVTPLAMARMSS, encoded by the coding sequence ATGAGCACCGGCGGCACGCCGCCAGTGGGGCTGACGCCGGGGCCGGGCGACGGCAACTCCGTGGGCATGTTCAGCTCCGACCGCATCGGCGGCTTCGGCTACGGCGTCGGCGTCtccgtcggcatcctcctcctcatcaccaccaTCACGCTCGCCTCCTACTTCTGCACCCGCGCGCCTGTCACGGCCGCCGACGCGGCGGGGGAGACCCCGTcccggcgccacggcggcggccggggcggaggcgacggcggcgaaggGGTGCACGACATCGAGCTCGGCATCGACGAGGCCACTCTGAAGGGGTACCCGGAGGTGGTGTACGGCGAGGCCAGGAGGGAGGCCAAGGCCAAGAAGGGCACCACGTGCACGTGCTGCTCCATATGCCTGGACAActacggcgacggcgaggtgctCCGGATGCTGCCGGAGTGCGGCCACCTGTTCCACCGGGAGTGCGTCGACCCGTGGCTCCGGCAGCACCCGACGTGCCCCGTTTGCCGGACCTCGCCGTTGCCGAGCCCCATGCCGACGCCGCTCGCCGAGGTCACGCCGTT
- the LOC117839668 gene encoding dnaJ protein homolog yields the protein MFGRAPKKSDNTRYYEILGVPKDASQDDLKKAYRKAAIKNHPDKGGDPEKFKELAQAYEVLSDPEKREIYDQYGEDALKEGMGGGGGMHDPFDIFQSFFGGGSPFGGGGSSRGRRQRKGEDVVHPLKVSLDELYNGTSKKLSLSRNVLCSKCNGKGSKSGASSRCAGCQGSGYKVQIRQLGPGMIQQMQHPCNECKGTGETINDKDRCPQCKGEKVVQEKKVLEVVVEKGMQNGQKITFPGEADEAPDTVTGDIIFVLQQKEHPKFKRKGDDLFYEHTLTLTESLCGFQFVLTHLDNRQLLIKSNPGEVVKPDSFKAINDEGMPMYQRPFMKGKLYIHFSVEFPDSLNPEQCKALEAVLPPKPTSQYTDMELDECEETMPYDVNIEEELRRRQQQHQDAYDEDEDMPGGAQRVQCAQQ from the exons ATGTTCGGGCGCGCGCCGAAGAAGAGCGACAACACGCGGTACTACGAGATCCTTGGCGTGCCCAAGGACGCGTCCCAGGATGACCTCAAGAAGGCCTACCGCAAGGCCGCCATCAAGAACCACCCCGACAAGGGCGGCGACCCTGAGAAG TTCAAGGAGCTAGCTCAGGCTTATGAGGTCCTCAGTGACCCTGAAAAGCGAGAGATTTATGATCAGTATGGTGAGGATGCTCTCAAGGAGGGaatgggaggtggaggagggatgCATGATCCATTCGATATCTTCCAATCCTTCTTTGGTGGTGGAAGCCCCTTTGGAG GTGGTGGTAGCAGTAGGGGCAGAAGGCAGCGTAAGGGTGAGGATGTTGTTCACCCTCTGAAGGTTTCTCTGGATGAATTGTACAACGGCACCTCAAAGAAGCTCTCACTGTCTCGCAATGTACTCTGCTCCAAGTGCAATGG CAAGGGCTCAAAGTCTGGAGCTTCATCGAGATGTGCTGGTTGCCAAGGCTCTGGCTATAAGGTCCAAATCCGGCAGCTGGGACCAGGAATGATCCAGCAAATGCAGCATCCTTGCAATGAGTGCAAGGGTACTGGGGAGACCATCAACGATAAGGACAGATGCCCACAATGCAAGGGTGAGAAGGTGGTGCAGGAGAAGAAGGTTCTCGAGGTGGTTGTCGAGAAGGGCATGCAGAATGGCCAGAAGATTACATTCCCTGGTGAAGCTGATGAGGCG CCGGATACTGTCACCGGAGACATCATCTTTGTCCTCCAGCAGAAGGAGCATCCCAAGTTCAAGAGAAAGGGCGATGACCTCTTCTACGAGCACACTCTGACCCTGACTGAATCTCTGTGTGGCTTCCAGTTTGTTCTGACCCACTTGGATAACAGGCAGCTGCTCATCAAATCAAACCCTGGTGAAGTTGTCAAGCCTG ATTCTTTCAAGGCCATCAATGATGAGGGCATGCCCATGTACCAGAGGCCCTTCATGAAGGGCAAGCTTTACATCCACTTCTCTGTGGAGTTCCCTGACTCTTTGAACCCGGAGCAGTGCAAGGCCCTGGAGGCCGTCCTCCCTCCCAAGCCGACGTCGCAGTACACGGACATGGAGCTGGACGAGTGTGAGGAGACGATGCCGTATGACGTGAACATCGAGGAGGAGCtgcggaggcggcagcagcagcaccaggaTGCCTACGACGAGGATGAGGACATGCCCGGCGGCGCGCAGAGGGTGCAATGCGCCCAGCAGTAG
- the LOC117839707 gene encoding protein IQ-DOMAIN 5 isoform X1, translating to MGISARWLKSLVGLRKVERQQQRKEDEAIGQMKNDATDQIHGQNLHFQYDSCLAAQEEFPEVANGNGSLEGDSDVPSCLEPTCGSPHVPLPQTEDGLNEIWAATVIQTAFRAFLARRARRALKGLVRLQALVRGHIVRKQAATTLRCMQALVRVQARVRARRVRMALENQADQQNSSPEQTNEAHVREIEDGWCDSMGSVEDIQAKLLKRQEAAAKRERAMAYALTHQWQASARQATTFEPDKNNWGWNWLERWMAVRPWESRFLGAYTADGSVMVNEFRQPDRNATKTLYRKPVKKSDSTLQSNTLNRKVFPSNSEGGGSSTNRSSGSVSAKSRLKVLTREGSDEASSRPSGLGVRSTSNPKERTPTGNPKERIGDLDCQGHKRLSLPGSGVEAGKRLTKKATANRSLKPTKEHRMLQSRHHLASSIDPLPNRVELET from the exons ATGGGCATCTCGGCGAGGTGGCTTAAGTCGTTGGTTGGGCTGAGGAAGGTGGAGCGCCAGCAGCAGCGTAAGGAGGATGAAGCTATCGGACAAATG AAAAATGACGCCACAGACCAGATTCACGGCCAGAATCTGCACTTCCAATATGATAGCTGCCTTGCTGCACAAGAAGAGTTTCCAGAAGTTGCTAATGGAAATGGTTCACTGGAAGGTGATTCGGATGTACCTTCATGTTTGGAACCCACTTGTGGTTCACCTCATGTTCCACTTCCTCAAACTGAAGATGGACTCAATGAGATCTGGGCTGCTACAGTTATTCAGACAGCATTTAGAGCTTTCCTG GCTAGGAGAGCCCGTCGAGCTTTAAAAGGGCTGGTTAGGCTTCAAGCCCTTGTAAGAGGTCATATCGTGAGAAAGCAGGCTGCTACAACGCTCCGTTGTATGCAAGCTTTGGTCAGGGTTCAAGCCCGTGTTAGAGCAAGGCGTGTTCGCATGGCTTTGGAAAACCAGGCTGATCAGCAAAATAGTTCACCTGAGCAAACAAACGAGGCACATGTTAGAGAAATTGAG GATGGCTGGTGTGATAGTATGGGTTCTGTGGAAGATATCCAAGCAAAACTTTTGAAAAGGCAGGAAGCTGCAGCTAAACGTGAGCGAGCCATGGCTTATGCTCTTACTCATCAG TGGCAAGCAAGTGCAAGACAAGCTACAACATTTGAACCTGACAAGAACAACTGGGGCTGGAATTGGCTAGAGAGATGGATGGCTGTTCGTCCTTGGGAGAGTCGGTTCCTTGGCGCTTACACAGCAGATGGAAGTGTCATGGTTAATGAATTCAGGCAACCTGACAGAAATGCAACCAAGACCCTATACAGAAAACCTGTTAAAAAGTCGGATTCAACTCTTCAATCAAACACACTGAACCGGAAGGTCTTCCCGTCGAACTCAGAGGGTGGTGGCTCCTCGACAAACCGTTCCAGTGGTTCTGTATCAGCTAAATCTAGGCTGAAGGTGTTAACCAGAGAAGGTTCTGATGAAGCTTCATCTCGTCCTTCAGGACTTGGTGTGCGTTCCACTAGTAATCCAAAGGAGAGGACTCCCACTGGTAATCCAAAGGAGAGGATTGGGGATTTGGATTGTCAAGGTCATAAAAGACTGTCCTTGCCTGGCAGTG GTGTAGAAGCTGGCAAACGTCTGACAAAGAAAGCCACGGCTAACCGATCCCTGAAGCCTACAAAAGAGCACCGAATGTTGCAGTCAAGGCATCACCTTGCCAGTTCCATTGATCCGTTGCCCAACAGAGTTGAGCTGGAGACTTGA
- the LOC117839707 gene encoding protein IQ-DOMAIN 5 isoform X2, with the protein MGISARWLKSLVGLRKVERQQQRKEDEAIGQMKNDATDQIHGQNLHFQYDSCLAAQEEFPEVANGNGSLEGDSDVPSCLEPTCGSPHVPLPQTEDGLNEIWAATVIQTAFRAFLARRARRALKGLVRLQALVRGHIVRKQAATTLRCMQALVRVQARVRARRVRMALENQADQQNSSPEQTNEAHVREIEDGWCDSMGSVEDIQAKLLKRQEAAAKRERAMAYALTHQWQASARQATTFEPDKNNWGWNWLERWMAVRPWESRFLGAYTADGSVMVNEFRQPDRNATKTLYRKPVKKSDSTLQSNTLNRKVFPSNSEGLGVRSTSNPKERTPTGNPKERIGDLDCQGHKRLSLPGSGVEAGKRLTKKATANRSLKPTKEHRMLQSRHHLASSIDPLPNRVELET; encoded by the exons ATGGGCATCTCGGCGAGGTGGCTTAAGTCGTTGGTTGGGCTGAGGAAGGTGGAGCGCCAGCAGCAGCGTAAGGAGGATGAAGCTATCGGACAAATG AAAAATGACGCCACAGACCAGATTCACGGCCAGAATCTGCACTTCCAATATGATAGCTGCCTTGCTGCACAAGAAGAGTTTCCAGAAGTTGCTAATGGAAATGGTTCACTGGAAGGTGATTCGGATGTACCTTCATGTTTGGAACCCACTTGTGGTTCACCTCATGTTCCACTTCCTCAAACTGAAGATGGACTCAATGAGATCTGGGCTGCTACAGTTATTCAGACAGCATTTAGAGCTTTCCTG GCTAGGAGAGCCCGTCGAGCTTTAAAAGGGCTGGTTAGGCTTCAAGCCCTTGTAAGAGGTCATATCGTGAGAAAGCAGGCTGCTACAACGCTCCGTTGTATGCAAGCTTTGGTCAGGGTTCAAGCCCGTGTTAGAGCAAGGCGTGTTCGCATGGCTTTGGAAAACCAGGCTGATCAGCAAAATAGTTCACCTGAGCAAACAAACGAGGCACATGTTAGAGAAATTGAG GATGGCTGGTGTGATAGTATGGGTTCTGTGGAAGATATCCAAGCAAAACTTTTGAAAAGGCAGGAAGCTGCAGCTAAACGTGAGCGAGCCATGGCTTATGCTCTTACTCATCAG TGGCAAGCAAGTGCAAGACAAGCTACAACATTTGAACCTGACAAGAACAACTGGGGCTGGAATTGGCTAGAGAGATGGATGGCTGTTCGTCCTTGGGAGAGTCGGTTCCTTGGCGCTTACACAGCAGATGGAAGTGTCATGGTTAATGAATTCAGGCAACCTGACAGAAATGCAACCAAGACCCTATACAGAAAACCTGTTAAAAAGTCGGATTCAACTCTTCAATCAAACACACTGAACCGGAAGGTCTTCCCGTCGAACTCAGAGG GACTTGGTGTGCGTTCCACTAGTAATCCAAAGGAGAGGACTCCCACTGGTAATCCAAAGGAGAGGATTGGGGATTTGGATTGTCAAGGTCATAAAAGACTGTCCTTGCCTGGCAGTG GTGTAGAAGCTGGCAAACGTCTGACAAAGAAAGCCACGGCTAACCGATCCCTGAAGCCTACAAAAGAGCACCGAATGTTGCAGTCAAGGCATCACCTTGCCAGTTCCATTGATCCGTTGCCCAACAGAGTTGAGCTGGAGACTTGA
- the LOC140221429 gene encoding uncharacterized protein, translated as MAATSPRRASVAAAVATAVLLLLASVAAGDDRNGVYDPCADTTVGRGDGFTFGVAFTGRDAFFSGGVQLSPCDSRLGLANRAQVALFRPQVDEISLLTINSSSFDPSSSGGYMVAFAGRKYAARSAPVFVGNSSYTVTSFTLVLEFQKGRLENLFWKDGDCKSCSGRADFACVDKSCAVKTTSCKGKGGQADCSPGIQLAFSGTDKHEDVLNSWYEVSKLRQYSLFGLFSNLKDSLASQFSSFF; from the exons ATGGCGGCGACGTCGCCGAGGCGCGCGTCGGTGGCTGCCGCCGTTGCCACcgccgtgctcctcctcctcgcgtcCGTGGCCGCGGGCGACGACCGCAACGGCGTGTACGACCCGTGCGCGGACACGACGGTGGGGCGCGGCGACGGGTTCACCTTCGGTGTGGCCTTCACGGGCCGCGACGccttcttctccggcggcgTGCAGCTCTCCCCCTGCGACAGCCGCCTCGGTCTCGCCAACCGCGCCCAGGTCGCGCTCTTCCGCCCCCAGGTCGACGAGATTTCGCTCCTCACCATCAACTCCTCTTCCTTCGACCCG TCATCTTCTGGTGGGTACATGGTAGCTTTCGCCGGGAGGAAGTACGCCGCGAGGTCAGCTCCGGTGTTCGTTGGCAACAGCTCCTACACGGTGACCAGCTTTACCCTG GTGTTGGAGTTCCAGAAGGGCAGGCTGGAGAACCTGTTCTGGAAGGACGGCGACTGCAAGTCGTGCTCCGGGCGCGCGGACTTCGCGTGCGTGGACAAGAGCTGCGCGGTGAAGACGACGAGCTGCAAGGGCAAGGGCGGGCAGGCGGACTGCAGCCCCGGGATCCAGCTGGCGTTCTCGGGCACGGACAAGCACGAGGACGTGCTCAACTCGTGGTACGAGGTGTCCAAGCTCCGGCAGTACTCCCTGTTCGGGCTCTTCTCCAACCTCAAGGACTCGCTGGCCAGCCAGTTCAGCAGCTTCTTCTAG
- the LOC117839132 gene encoding syntaxin-121, with protein sequence MNSLFSSSWKRGGGGDGGDIESGADGVEMSAPPGAAAGASLDKFFEDVESIKDELRDLERIQRSLHEANEGSKSLHDAAAVRELRSRMDGDVASAIKKAKVVKLRLESLDRANAANRSVPGCGPGSSTDRTRTSVVAGLRKKLRDSMEAFSSLRSRIAAEYRDTVARRYFTVTGSQPDEATLDALAESGEGERFLQRAIAEQGRGEVLGVVAEIQERHGAVAELERSLLELQQVFNDMAVLVAAQGEQLDDIEGNVGRARSFVDRGREQLQVARKHQKSTRKWTFIAILILLVIILVIVLPIVLNNTKK encoded by the coding sequence ATGAACAGCCTGTTCTCGAGCTCGTggaagcgcggcggcgggggagatgGCGGGGACATCGAGTCCGGCGCTGACGGTGTGGAGATGTCCGCGCCGCCGGGtgccgcggcgggcgcgagccTGGACAAGTTCTTCGAGGACGTGGAGTCGATCAAGGATGAGCTCCGGGACCTGGAGCGCATCCAGCGGTCCCTCCACGAGGCCAACGAGGGGAGCAAGTCGCtgcacgacgccgccgccgtgcgcgagCTCCGGTCCCGGATGGACGGCGACGTCGCGTCGGCGATCAAGAAGGCCAAGGTCGTGAAGCTCCGGCTCGAGTCCCTGGACCGCGCCAACGCCGCCAACCGCTCGGTGCCCGGGTGCGGGCCGGGGTCCTCCACCGACCGGACGCGCACTTCCGTCGTCGCGGGGCTCCGCAAGAAGCTCCGCGACTCGATGGAGGCCTTCTCCTCCCTCCGGTCCCGCATCGCCGCCGAGTACCGGGACACGGTGGCGCGGCGGTACTTCACGGTGACGGGGTCGCAGCCCGACGAGGCGACGCTGGACGCGCTGGCGGAGTCCGGGGAAGGGGAGCGGTTCCTGCAGCGGGCGATCGCGGAGCAAGGGCGCGGGGAGGTGCTGGGCGTGGTGGCGGAGATCCAGGAGCGGCACGGCGCCGTGGCGGAGCTGGAGCGCAGCCTGCTGGAGCTGCAGCAGGTGTTCAACGACATGGCGGtgctggtggcggcgcagggGGAGCAGCTCGACGACATCGAGGGCAACGTGGGAAGGGCGAGGTCGTTCGTCGACCGCGGCCGGGAGCAGCTGCAGGTGGCAAGGAAGCACCAGAAGAGCACCCGGAAGTGGACGTTCATCgccatcctcatcctcctcgtcatcatcctcGTCATCGTCCTGCCCATCGTGCTCAACAACACCAAGAAGTAG